Proteins from a single region of Apium graveolens cultivar Ventura chromosome 7, ASM990537v1, whole genome shotgun sequence:
- the LOC141671216 gene encoding LOW QUALITY PROTEIN: uncharacterized protein LOC141671216 (The sequence of the model RefSeq protein was modified relative to this genomic sequence to represent the inferred CDS: deleted 1 base in 1 codon) has translation MDSLLASYASSSDDEEDTSIKPPSPPPSKPSSVFSSLPPPKSSLSKPSPSSSSQPNPKPSLFSALPKPKSQSQDPPPTKTPKKIVQFRPPINPITPDNDDDEDDDTEKAKQIKNTESTNSMKNSSFKSISSFLPAPKNSMSLGGSSSSSSGTSRRSILEADAPPAATSTHGNVSTKPPNDNAYTSNVVQPSNDYANYDTTYADYAPGYNNDAFNLAPASDSYATYDVTYPAYDTNYDQQYENKWIDKSNTTEAPTMPVEIMGRSSGKRGRNDFPSEMIEVSQDELMKNRPREDTAKLTGIAFGPSYQPVSAKGKPSKLHKRKHQIGTLYFDMRQKEMELAERRAKGFLTKAETQAKYGW, from the exons ATGGATTCATTGCTAGCAAGTTACGCTTCTTCTTCAGACGACGAAGAAGATACCTCAATCAAACCCCCTTCTCCTCCTCCTTCAAAACCATCCTCCGTCTTCTCATCTCTCCCGCCTCCCAAATCATCTCTCTCTAAACCCTCCCCTTCCTCTTCTTCTCAGCCTAACCCTAAACCCTCTTTATTCTCAGCCCTTCCCAAGCCCAAATCCCAATCCCAAGACCCCCCTCCTACCAAAACCCCCAAAAAAATCGTCCAATTTCGACCTCCTATCAATCCAATCACCCCGGACAACGACGATGACGAAGACGATGACACCGAAAAGGCTAAACAAATTAAAAACACTGAATCTACTAATTCAATGAAGAATTCGTCTTTTAAGTCCATCTCATCATTTCTTCCTGCTCCCAAGAATTCAATGTCTTTAGGTGGTTCTTCCTCCTCCTCTTCCGGTACTTCTCGTAGATCGATACTCGAAGCAGATGCCCCTCCTGCAGCTACCTCTACTCATGGTAATGTTTCCACTAAGCCACCTAATGATAATGCTTATACTTCGAATGTGGTTCAACCTAGTAATGATTATGCAAATTACGACACTACTTATGCTGATTATGCTCCTGGATATAATAATGATGCTTTCAATTTGGCTCCCGCTTCGGATAGTTATGCTACTTATGATGTTACTTATCCTGCTTATGACACCAATTACGACCAACAATATGAAAATAAATGGATTGATAAGTCCAATACGACTGAGGCACCAACAATGCCAGTAGAAATTATGGGTAGAAGTTCTGGAAAGAGAGGCAGGAATGATTTTCCTTCGGAAATGATTGAGGTTAGTCAA GATGAATTGATGAAGAATAGACCAAGGGAGGACACTGCCAAGTTGACTGGAATTGCATTCGGTCCTTCTTACCAG CCTGTTTCTGCAAAAGGAAAGCCTTCAAAGTTGCACAAGAGGAAGCATCAGATTGGTACTCTGTATTTTGACATGAGACAAAAGGAGATGGAGCTCGCGGAGAGGAGAGCCAAAGGATTCCTCACCAAAGCTGAAACACAAGCCAAGTACGGATGGTAG
- the LOC141671217 gene encoding uncharacterized protein LOC141671217, which translates to MAAALQNLKLLRLSRFTAPPIYNLSAVGWVKILAHCPTRTFATVKSSKLQPRNKRRRLDDVCLERFQQYSKTFIQSWILQGKVFVDGKVINKAGTPVSDKSVVEINAEIPKYVCRAGHKLEAAIEQLGIDVAGKVALDSGLSTGGFTDCLLQYGASFVYGVDVGYGQVAEKIRRDERVSVIDRTNLRYLSELPQKVDLVTLDLSFISILLVMPAVVNLMKQDATLITLIKPQFEARRSQVGGGGIVRDPLVHKEVREKIINGVEKFGFQCKGWIESPLKGAEGNVEFLACFSRIAVESTEFSLAEDVGTESSGTVK; encoded by the exons ATGGCAGCAGCACTGCAAAATCTGAAGCTTCTTCGTCTATCACGCTTCACTGCTCCACCAATTTACAATCTTTCCGCCG tTGGGTGGGTGAAGATCCTGGCACATTGTCCCACTAGGACCTTTGCTACTGTTAAATCTTCAAAACTTCAGCCACGCAACAA GAGGAGGCGACTGGATGATGTGTGTCTTGAAAGGTTTCAGCAATACAGTAAAACCTTTATACAGTCATGGATTTTACAAG GCAAAGTCTTTGTTGACGGTAAGGTGATAAATAAAGCTGGAACTCCTGTTTCCGATAAATCCGTTGTGGAGATCAATGCTGAAATTCCAAAATATGTATGTAG GGCAGGACATAAATTGGAGGCAGCTATTGAGCAACTTGGTATTGATGTAGCTGGAAAAGTAGCTCTTGATTCAGGTTTATCAACTGGAGGATTTACTGATTGTTTACTTCAGTACGGTGCTTCTTTTGTTTATGGAGTAGATGTGGGATATGGACAG GTGGCAGAAAAAATCCGCCGCGATGAGCGTGTATCTGTAATTGATCGGACAAACTTGAGATATCTTTCTGAACTTCCTCAAAAAGTCGATTTGGTGACATTGGATCTTTCATTCATATCCATACTCCTG GTCATGCCTGCTGTGGTCAATTTAATGAAACAAGATGCTACATTGATTACTCTAATAAAACCTCAGTTTGAGGCTCGCAGATCACAA GTTGGAGGAGGCGGAATCGTGCGAGATCCTTTAGTTCATAAAGAG GTTCGTGAAAAGATAATAAACGGAGTAGAAAAATTTGGTTTTCAATGTAAAGGCTGGATTGAATCTCCTCTGAAGGGAGCTGAAGGTAATGTAGAGTTTTTGGCATGCTTTAGTAGAATAGCTGTGGAGAGTACTGAGTTCTCACTTGCAGAAGATGTCGGAACAGAAAGCAGTGGAACTGTAAAGTGA
- the LOC141671738 gene encoding rhodanese-like domain-containing protein 4A, chloroplastic isoform X1, whose product MESSSFSICLSSSSPPFQNHLKTHNPYPNSILFFSNYNLFTFNFNPISSLSKKKITLKAPTFHQVPRTNSPYQLIKNNPSSLFQIFVNTHLSFLSLAFSLPLSSFASETTTLPAEQVSNKINIEAILVSIDDFFNRYPFFVAGVTFIWLVVIPLTEDYLQKFKFISAINAFRKLRDDPSAQLLDIRDDKSLRTLSSPILKILNKNVLQVEYNERDEDGFVKKVLDNFRDPANTTICILDSFDDNSLKVAELLFKNGFREAYAIRGGVKGKNGWLAIQETLLPPSVHIFPKKKKKKLQQPETNGGVTQQSDNADQSSVSSSTQTTNGYVSKSVEPTAETKNSARSLSPYPKYPDLKPPSSPTPSKPKS is encoded by the exons ATGGAGTCTTCTTCTTTCTCTATATGCCTCTCATCATCTTCTCCACCTTTCCAAAATCACTTGAAAACCCACAATCCATACCCAAATTCTATTCTCTTTTTCTCAAATTACAACTTGTTCACTTTCAATTTCAATCCCATTTCTTCCTTATCCAAGAAAAAAATCACACTCAAAGCTCCAACATTTCACCAAGTTCCCAGAACAAACTCTCCATATCAACTAATCAAGAACAACCCTTCTTCTCTTTTCCAAATCTTTGTAAACACCCATCTCTCATTTCTTTCTTTAGCCTTCTCTTTACCTCTGTCTAGCTTTGCTTCTGAAACAACAACATTGCCAGCTGAGCAAGTCTCCAACAAGATTAACATAGAGGCTATCTTGGTTTCTATTGATGACTTCTTCAATAGGTACCCTTTCTTTGTTGCTGGAGTTACTTTCATTTGGCTTGTTGTTATCCCACTTACCGAAGATTACTtgcaaaaattcaaatttatatcTGCTATCAATGCTTTTCGCAAGCTTCGTGATGACCCAAGTGCTCAGCTTCTAGATATCAGGGATGACAAGTCTTTGAGGACTTTGAGTTCACCCATTTTGAAGATTTTGAATAAGAATGTGTTGCAGGTTGAATATAATGAAAGGGATGAAGATGGGTTTGTGAAAAAAGTGCTGGACAACTTTAGGGATCCAGCAAATACCACAATCTGTATTCTTGACAG TTTCGATGATAACTCCTTGAAAGTTGCTGAGTTATTGTTCAAGAATGGTTTCAGAGAGGCATATGCAATTCGGGGTGGAGTTAAAGGAAAGAATGGGTGGCTG GCGATACAAGAGACACTTCTCCCTCCATCTGTGCACATTTTTCctaagaaaaagaagaaaaagttGCAACAGCCTGAGACAAATGGAGGAGTTACCCAACAAAGTGACAATGCAGATCAGTCCTCCGTGAGTAGCAGCACTCAGACAACCAATGGATATGTAAGCAAGTCTGTTGAACCCACCGCAGAAACAAAAAATAGTGCAAGATCATTATCTCCCTATCCTAAG TATCCAGATCTGAAACCACCATCTTCTCCAACTCCGTCGAAGCCAAAAAGCTGA
- the LOC141671738 gene encoding rhodanese-like domain-containing protein 4A, chloroplastic isoform X2, whose protein sequence is MESSSFSICLSSSSPPFQNHLKTHNPYPNSILFFSNYNLFTFNFNPISSLSKKKITLKAPTFHQVPRTNSPYQLIKNNPSSLFQIFVNTHLSFLSLAFSLPLSSFASETTTLPAEQVSNKINIEAILVSIDDFFNRYPFFVAGVTFIWLVVIPLTEDYLQKFKFISAINAFRKLRDDPSAQLLDIRDDKSLRTLSSPILKILNKNVLQVEYNERDEDGFVKKVLDNFRDPANTTICILDSFDDNSLKVAELLFKNGFREAYAIRGGVKGKNGWLAIQETLLPPSVHIFPKKKKKKLQQPETNGGVTQQSDNADQSSVSSSTQTTNGYVSKSVEPTAETKNSARSLSPYPKGKSTLDFLSVEVQ, encoded by the exons ATGGAGTCTTCTTCTTTCTCTATATGCCTCTCATCATCTTCTCCACCTTTCCAAAATCACTTGAAAACCCACAATCCATACCCAAATTCTATTCTCTTTTTCTCAAATTACAACTTGTTCACTTTCAATTTCAATCCCATTTCTTCCTTATCCAAGAAAAAAATCACACTCAAAGCTCCAACATTTCACCAAGTTCCCAGAACAAACTCTCCATATCAACTAATCAAGAACAACCCTTCTTCTCTTTTCCAAATCTTTGTAAACACCCATCTCTCATTTCTTTCTTTAGCCTTCTCTTTACCTCTGTCTAGCTTTGCTTCTGAAACAACAACATTGCCAGCTGAGCAAGTCTCCAACAAGATTAACATAGAGGCTATCTTGGTTTCTATTGATGACTTCTTCAATAGGTACCCTTTCTTTGTTGCTGGAGTTACTTTCATTTGGCTTGTTGTTATCCCACTTACCGAAGATTACTtgcaaaaattcaaatttatatcTGCTATCAATGCTTTTCGCAAGCTTCGTGATGACCCAAGTGCTCAGCTTCTAGATATCAGGGATGACAAGTCTTTGAGGACTTTGAGTTCACCCATTTTGAAGATTTTGAATAAGAATGTGTTGCAGGTTGAATATAATGAAAGGGATGAAGATGGGTTTGTGAAAAAAGTGCTGGACAACTTTAGGGATCCAGCAAATACCACAATCTGTATTCTTGACAG TTTCGATGATAACTCCTTGAAAGTTGCTGAGTTATTGTTCAAGAATGGTTTCAGAGAGGCATATGCAATTCGGGGTGGAGTTAAAGGAAAGAATGGGTGGCTG GCGATACAAGAGACACTTCTCCCTCCATCTGTGCACATTTTTCctaagaaaaagaagaaaaagttGCAACAGCCTGAGACAAATGGAGGAGTTACCCAACAAAGTGACAATGCAGATCAGTCCTCCGTGAGTAGCAGCACTCAGACAACCAATGGATATGTAAGCAAGTCTGTTGAACCCACCGCAGAAACAAAAAATAGTGCAAGATCATTATCTCCCTATCCTAAG GGGAAATCTACTTTGGATTTTCTTTCTGTGGAAGTACAGTAG
- the LOC141671736 gene encoding TPR repeat-containing protein ZIP4, giving the protein MRIAEISSPELRSNHGDPQTHLLTQIESSIKRLESQLPPSETLSSDLRLSLTQLKSLSPYSNSVKLNIWKLSYRLWNACVDLSNASGVKLNDEHAKLRQVSADLLFLAADVTGIPSPAFKSASFFYKTGVIWHDLRKFDLASSCFEKATDLISNFDTASISDLDERKLLLNLNIARSRTAWEVADRNISITLLNRSKTVLFGLSENYCALANQYLIFGKTILARNEVASVADALKLMNEALDLCERGLRIVKRSDESLGLKELKSKTLRFIAASHLQTDDFESVLKCVRVLRDGDGDSDNHPSLSVLAMKAWLGVGRFEEAEKELKGMVVNKGIPEAVWVSAVELYFQAVGTAGAETAKGIFLGLLGRCHVSAGAATRVVHRVIGDGVGSEGSKVRAKVVAELVSDDRVVALFAGDVAKERTSMHSLLWNCAADHFRSKDYETSAEMFEKSLLYVPHATENRNLRAKGYRVLCLCHLGLSQLKRAEEYIDEAEKLEPNIACAFLKFKIYLQKNEHDRAVTQVQSMSACLDFSPDFLSLSAHEAVACNALPVAVASLSVLLNFYSSGKSMPTSEVVVLRTLVTILIRDPLHDSEVLKYMKQAHARLSELGAEGFFGKGEVGTRERNWLAMQSWNIGLRTGKEKNYELSWNFYMLASGFYGAMLDGEMDRDNVMVCKSLILAVAAKIADEKERNATLLETEVRQAIELLDRTRKILLSSAAGPQPNIDQTTYIEPYFFFVHTLVAYDLYSRLSDTGPQQLHLIKSFAGSKSCNPRYLLQIGLISSDGPRSNLEVATYALNTCLSSLLESQSPDYGSVAQIMRKLINLSAVYKADTDDDAVYGMYRQAYRIMVGLKEGEYPIEEGKWLAMTAWNRAALAVRMGPASAAMKWMDIGLELAGKVQGMQTYQSCMEDFIASFKEKCKATNAN; this is encoded by the exons ATGAGAATAGCGGAGATTTCGTCGCCGGAGCTCCGATCAAACCACGGTGATCCCCAAACTCATCTCCTAACGCAGATCGAGTCATCAATTAAACGCCTAGAATCTCAATTGCCTCCATCAGAGACTCTCTCTTCCGATCTCCGACTCAGTCTGACTCAGCTCAAATCGCTTTCTCCATACTCCAACTCGGTGAAGCTCAACATATGGAAACTCAGTTATCGCCTATGGAACGCCTGCGTCGATCTATCCAACGCTTCGGGCGTTAAGTTGAACGATGAGCACGCTAAGCTCAGGCAAGTTTCCGCCGATCTTCTATTTTTAGCCGCTGATGTTACCGGAATTCCTTCTCCGGCGTTCAAGTCAGCTTCGTTCTTCTACAAAACTGGCGTTATTTGGCATGATCTTCGTAAATTTGATCTCGCTAGCTCTTGTTTCGAGAAAGCTACTGATCTTATCTCGAATTTTGATACAGCTTCAATTTCTGATTTAGATGAGCGTAAGCTTTTGTTGAATTTGAATATCGCACGATCTCGAACGGCTTGGGAAGTCGCGGATCGGAATATATCGATTACTTTGTTGAATCGATCGAAAACTGTGTTATTTGGATTATCTGAGAATTATTGTGCATTAGCGAATCAGTACTTAATATTTGGAAAGACGATTCTCGCTAGGAATGAAGTTGCTAGTGTTGCTGATGCTTTGAAACTCATGAATGAAGCATTGGATTTGTGTGAAAGAGGATTGAGGATTGTGAAGAGGTCTGATGAATCATTAGGTTTAAAGGAATTAAAATCGAAGACGTTGAGATTCATAGCTGCATCACATTTGCAGACAGATGATTTTGAGAGTGTTTTGAAGTGTGTTAGGGTTTTGAGAGATGGCGATGGAGATAGTGATAATCATCCGAGTTTGAGTGTGTTGGCTATGAAGGCATGGTTAGGGGTAGGGAGGTTTGAAGAAGCGGAGAAGGAATTGAAAGGAATGGTAGTGAATAAGGGGATTCCGGAAGCTGTTTGGGTCTCTGCAGTGGAATTGTACTTTCAGGCAGTTGGAACAGCAGGGGCTGAGACAGCGAAGGGAATATTTTTAGGACTTTTAGGGAGATGTCATGTAAGTGCAGGTGCAGCCACTAGAGTGGTTCATAGGGTTATCGGTGATGGTGTTGGTAGTGAGGGGTCAAAGGTGAGGGCAAaggtggtggctgagcttgtcTCCGATGATAGAGTCGTTGCTCTCTTTGCTGGGGATGTTGCCAAGGAGCGGACATCAATGCATTCTTTGCTCTGGAATTG TGCTGCAGATCACTTTAGATCAAAAGATTATGAGACCAGTGCTGAGATGTTTGAAAAGTCTTTGCTTTATGTCCCTCATGCTACAGAGAACAGAAATCTTCGAGCAAAGGGTTATAGGGTTCTATGCCTTTGTCATCTAGGCCTTTCCCAGTTAAAACGAGCGGAAGAGTATATTGATGAAGCTGAAAAG CTTGAACCCAACATAGCCTGCGCGTTTCTCAAg TTTAAGATCTACTTACAAAAGAATGAGCATGATAGGGCTGTTACTCAAGTTCAATCAATGTCAGCTTGCCTAGACTTCAGTCCTGACTTCCTCTCCCTCTCAGCACATGAAGCAGTTGCCTGTAATGCACTCCCTGTTGCTGTTGCCTCTTTATCTGTGCTATTAAACTTTTACTCTTCAGGAAAATCTATGCCAACATCTGAAGTCGTCGTTCTTCGTACTCTTGTCACGATCCTCATCCGAGATCCTCTTCATGATTCTGAAGTCCTCAAGTACATGAAACAAGCTCATGCTCGTTTATCTGAGCTTGGAGCTGAAGGCTTTTTTGGGAAAGGTGAGGTTGGGACACGGGAGCGGAACTGGTTGGCGATGCAATCATGGAATATCGGGCTGAGAACTGGGAAGGAGAAAAATTATGAATTATCTTGGAATTTTTATATGTTGGCATCAGGATTCTATGGTGCAATGTTAGACGGAGAGATGGATAGAGACAATGTAATGGTCTGTAAATCACTGATATTGGCTGTTGCTGCTAAGATAGCAGATGAAAAAGAAAGGAATGCTACATTACTCGAAACTGAAGTCAGACAAGCCATCGAATTACTAGACAGGACTCGGAAG ATCCTATTGTCAAGCGCTGCTGGTCCCCAACCAAACATTGATCAGACTACCTACATTGAACCGTATTTCTTCTTTGTGCACACCTTGGTTGCCTATGATCTTTATTCAAGGCTCAGTGACACAGGACCCCAACAGCTTCACTTGATAAAAAGCTTTGCCGGTTCAAAATCTTGTAATCCTAGGTATTTACTTCAAATTGGCCTGATTTCATCAGATGGCCCACGGTCCAATCTTGAAGTAGCCACCTATGCTTTAAATACCTGCCTCTCTAGCTTACTCGAATCCCAGTCTCCAGATTATGGATCTGTAGCTCAAATTATGAGGAAGCTAATTAACCTTAGTGCTGTTTACAAAgctgatactgatgatgatgcCGTATATGGCATGTATAGACAAGCATACCGGATTATGGTGGGACTAAAGGAAGGTGAATACCCAATTGAAGAGGGAAAATGGCTTGCAATGACAGCATGGAACAGGGCAGCTCTTGCGGTAAGAATGGGGCCTGCTAGTGCAGCAATGAAGTGGATGGATATTGGTTTGGAGTTGGCCGGGAAGGTTCAAGGAATGCAAACTTATCAATCATGTATGGAAGATTTCATAGCTAGTTTCAAGGAGAAATGCAAGGCCACAAACGCCAACTAA
- the LOC141671737 gene encoding FRIGIDA-like protein 3 — MEDTHSVATLIESTTTKIQQLQKAFADLESHRAVTLNMKWQQLEEHFHGLEKSLKRRFNDLEGQEKEYKNKTIRAREILVKREADIIAKEQASLNRLQEKRDAAVSALSSKTITKRKKPCIEPSSVTTKNQYSIPLVEKKPPDVMASENNSKNVKTFPQNVNVEVQSYPELVRLCQANDSEGLHKFISENRKNLAAIKEEIPIALSAAADPANLVLDSLLGFYSIQAAQLDGKKDSYLLGLRRTCIMLMECLSLVLANLDMDSFSYVISNVKERAKAIAEEWKPKLVDLELDASNGNSLEAHAFLQLISTFGVNSDYDPEVLSKMIPMVSRRQQTADLCRSLGLSERMPGVIDVLVNNGRQIDAVNLAFSFELTEKYSPVSLLKSYLTEARQATSPVRSANASPTVQTEVNERELTALKAVIKCIEDHKLEEQYPIDPLQKQVVQLEKAKADRKRATEVGKPQPKRPRANGTGYVPRVTNVAAERNFYPRMTDRYPQYMYERPYAYTGPTDNHIPSLLGSATYNLSPAHGNYFGNGYQYQAPYLH, encoded by the exons ATGGAAGACACACATTCAGTTGCTACACTGATTGAGTCAACCACTACTAAGATACAACAACTTCAGAAAGCATTTGCAGATCTTGAAAGTCACCGAGCAGTTACGCTTAACATGAAATGGCAACAACTGGAAGAACACTTTCATGGGCTTGAAAAGTCCTTGAAGAGGCGTTTTAATGATCTGGAAGGCCAAGAAAAAGAGtataaaaacaaaactatcaGAGCGCGAGAAATTTTAGTCAAGCGTGAAGCAGATATAATAGCCAAGGAACAAGCTTCGCTGAATAGGCTTCAAGAAAAGAGAGATGCTGCGGTGTCTGCTCTCTCTTCTAAAACGATAACAAAGCGTAAAAAGCCATGCATCGAACCTTCTTCTGTTACAACTAAGAATCAGTATAGTATTCCGTTAGTAGAAAAGAAACCACCTGATGTCATGGCTTCTGAAAATAACTCAAAAAATGTGAAAACCTTCCCGCAGAATGTAAATGTGGAGGTGCAATCATATCCAGAGCTTGTGCGCTTGTGTCAAGCAAATGATTCAGAAGGACTCCACAAGTTCATATCAGAAAACCGTAAGAACCTGGCTGCCATCAAAGAGGAGATTCCAATTGCATTGAGCGCTGCTGCTGACCCAGCTAATCTGGTGTTGGACTCGCTCCTGGGATTTTACAGCATACAAGCTGCCCAGTTGGATGGGAAGAAGGATTCGTATCTTCTAGGTTTACGTCGAACTTGTATAATGTTGATGGAGTGCCTTAGCCTTGTACTAGCAAATCTTGACATGGACTCCTTTTCTTATGTAATATCTAATGTAAAAGAAAGAGCCAAGGCTATTGCTGAAGAGTGGAAACCAAAGCTGGTCGACCTTGAATTGGATGCCAGCAACGGAAACTCGTTGGAGGCTCATGCATTCCTGCAGCTTATTTCTACATTTGGTGTTAATTCTGATTATGATCCAGAAGTTTTATCCAAGATGATACCAATGGTTTCTCGTCGTCAGCAAACTGCTGACTTGTGCCGCTCCCTTGGGTTGTCCGAGAGAATGCCAG GTGTAATTGATGTCCTGGTGAATAATGGAAGACAGATTGATGCAGTTAACCTAGCTTTTTCTTTTGAGCTTAcagagaagtattctccagtcTCATTGCTGAAATCTTACTTGACAGAGGCAAGGCAAGCCACTTCACCTGTGAGATCTGCAAATGCCTCGCCTACTGTACAG ACTGAGGTGAATGAGAGGGAACTTACTGCACTCAAGGCTGTTATCAAGTGCATTGAGGATCACAAGCTTGAAGAGCAGTATCCAATAGATCCTCTCCAGAAGCAGGTTGTCCAACTAGAGAAGGCCAAAGCAGACAGGAAAAGGGCGACAGAAGTTGGAAAACCTCAACCGAAAAGGCCCCGAGCTAATGGTACAGGTTATGTGCCACGGGTAACTAATGTTGCTGCTGAGAGGAATTTCTATCCCAGGATGACTGATAGGTACCCGCAGTACATGTATGAAAGACCATATGCTTACACTGGACCAACAGACAACCACATTCCTTCACTTCTTGGTTCTGCTACTTACAACCTATCACCTGCTCATGGTAATTACTTTGGGAATGGCTACCAGTACCAGGCTCCGTATCTTCACTAG